From the genome of Pseudomonas putida:
CGACCTTGGCGTCGATGTTCCACAGGTCGTCGGTTTCGTCTTCGGTCACGGGTATGCCGAGGACGAAGATCTGGTAAGCCGTGACCGCCACGCCCAGTAGCACCAGGACGGTGATGAGGACTTTCAGATGGAGGGTAAGAGAGCGCATCGGGGTTACTCTGCTTTGGGAGCGTCGGTGGCACAGGCAGGTTTGCCGGCCGCGTATTTAAGGCTTGGGTCGACCAGCGCGTCGAAGTGCTTGAGCGCCTCGGAGCCGATCAGCAGCGGGAACTGGAACGCGCTGCGGTCGGTGAGGTTGACTTCGATGGTGCGCATGGCCTGGCCCATGCAGATTTCGAGTTCGATGACCGGGCGGGCGGTATAGGCCTTGCCCGACTCTGCATCATAGTCGCCGGCGCGGCGCTTGATCTTGCTGACGCGGGCCAGGGGGCGTTCGATCGGGTGCGAATGGGCAGCATCGATGGCCAGGTAGAAGCGTACCCAGCTTTCTCCATCGCGCTTGAAGCGCTTGATGTCGCGGGCGCTGAGCGAGGCGGTCTTGGCCCCGGTGTCGAGCTTGGCGGCCACTTCGAGGTCGAGGCCGCCGAGGCGGGCGTATTCGTTGAGACCGTATACGGTCTTCCCTGCCGCCTGGCCAAGGGCCGGCAGCAGGGACAGGCATAACAGCAATAAAACGGGTGTAAGTCTCATAGTCCTGGCGCGGTGCTGTGCAAAGTTCGGGGCAAGGCGACTGGCAAGTACTGCGCAAGCTTCCTCGTTTATCTGTCGACAACCTGCGGTTGCTGACGGACACACTGTCCATACTCCGTGGGAGGCGCGGCATTCTATCACGCCGACGCCTTGGCGCCAGCGCGTCGCGATCTGACAGCAGCAAGGCGGGTTAAGTTCGCTCTTAGACGATTGTCGACAATATTGATTTTGTCTTTGACTATGCGCCCTTGATTCGCTAGTTTTCGCCTTATGGATTACCAAGGTGTTGACAATATGCTCGACCTTTCCACCTCCAATGTGGCGCAAACAGACGAAACGGAAACCTTGTCCGAGCATGTCTTTCGTTGCATCCAGGCGGCTATCGTCAGGGGCGAGATAGCCCCGGGCAGCAAGATCTCCGAGCCGGAGCTGGCGCGCACCTATGGCATCAGCCGCGGCCCGCTACGCGAGGCCATCCACCGTCTGGAAGGCCAGCGCCTGCTGGTGCGGGTGCCGCATGTAGGGGCGCGGGTGGTGTCGCTGAACCCAGCCGAGCTGATCGAACTGTACGAGATTCGCGAGTCGCTCGAGGGCATGGCCTGCCGCCTGGCCGCCGAGCGCATGAGCCAGGCCGAAATCGACGAACTGCGCCGGGTGCTCGATACCCATGAGCGCGACGCGGCGTTTCAGGCCGGGGTCGGCTACTACCAGCAGGAAGGCGACTACGACTTCCACTATCGCATCATCCAGGGCAGCGGCAACCAGACGCTGGTCAAGATGCTCTGCGGCGAGCTGTACCAGCTGGTGCGGATGTACCGCATCCAGTTCTCCGCCACGCCCAATCGGCCTCGCCAGGCGTTTTCCGAGCACCACCGCATTCTCGATGCCATTGCCGAGCGTGACGGCGAACTGGCCGAACTCCTGATGCGCCGCCACATCGGCGCCTCCAAACGCAACATCCAGCGTCACTACCTGGACGCCAACAACAACAGCCCCCGAGGTGATTCATGACTGTGAAGAGCACGCCCGGCCAGCGTTTTCGCGATGCCGTAGCCGCCGAGCATCCGCTGCAAGTGGTCGGTACCATCAATGCCAACCACGCCCTGCTGGCCAAACGCGCCGGGTTCAAGGCCATCTACCTGTCCGGTGGCGGCGTCGCCGCAGGTTCCCTGGGTCTGCCGGACCTGGGTATCACCGGCCTGGACGACGTCCTCACCGACGTGCGCCGCATCACCGACGTGTGCGACCTGCCACTGCTGGTAGATGTCGACACCGGCTTTGGTGCCTCGGCCTTCAACGTCGCCCGTACGGTCAAGTCGATGATCAAGTTCGGCGCTGCGGCCATCCACATCGAGGACCAGGTCGGTGCCAAGCGTTGCGGCCATCGGCCGAACAAGGAAATCGTCACCCAGCAGGAGATGGTCGACCGCATCAAGGCCGCGGTGGATGCCCGCAGCGACGACAGCTTCGTGATCATGGCGCGCACCGACGCGCTGGCCGTCGAGGGCCTGAACGCCGCCCTGGACCGCGCCGCGGCGTGCATCGAGGCGGGTGCCGACATGATCTTCCCGGAAGCCATCACCGAGCTTTCGATGTACAAGACCTTCGCCGAGCGCGTGCGTGCGCCGATCCTGGCCAACATCACCGAGTTCGGTGCCACGCCGCTGTACACCACCGAGGAGCTGGCCTCGGCCGATGTGTCGCTGGCCCTGTACCCGTTGTCGGCCTTCCGTGCCATGAACAAGGCCGCCGAGAACGTCTACACCGCGCTGCGCCGCGACGGCACGCAGAAG
Proteins encoded in this window:
- a CDS encoding ATP-dependent zinc protease, translated to MRLTPVLLLLCLSLLPALGQAAGKTVYGLNEYARLGGLDLEVAAKLDTGAKTASLSARDIKRFKRDGESWVRFYLAIDAAHSHPIERPLARVSKIKRRAGDYDAESGKAYTARPVIELEICMGQAMRTIEVNLTDRSAFQFPLLIGSEALKHFDALVDPSLKYAAGKPACATDAPKAE
- a CDS encoding GntR family transcriptional regulator codes for the protein MLDLSTSNVAQTDETETLSEHVFRCIQAAIVRGEIAPGSKISEPELARTYGISRGPLREAIHRLEGQRLLVRVPHVGARVVSLNPAELIELYEIRESLEGMACRLAAERMSQAEIDELRRVLDTHERDAAFQAGVGYYQQEGDYDFHYRIIQGSGNQTLVKMLCGELYQLVRMYRIQFSATPNRPRQAFSEHHRILDAIAERDGELAELLMRRHIGASKRNIQRHYLDANNNSPRGDS
- the prpB gene encoding methylisocitrate lyase — its product is MTVKSTPGQRFRDAVAAEHPLQVVGTINANHALLAKRAGFKAIYLSGGGVAAGSLGLPDLGITGLDDVLTDVRRITDVCDLPLLVDVDTGFGASAFNVARTVKSMIKFGAAAIHIEDQVGAKRCGHRPNKEIVTQQEMVDRIKAAVDARSDDSFVIMARTDALAVEGLNAALDRAAACIEAGADMIFPEAITELSMYKTFAERVRAPILANITEFGATPLYTTEELASADVSLALYPLSAFRAMNKAAENVYTALRRDGTQKNVIDTMQTRMELYDAIGYHAFEQSLDALFAQKKV